A genomic segment from Aegilops tauschii subsp. strangulata cultivar AL8/78 chromosome 1, Aet v6.0, whole genome shotgun sequence encodes:
- the LOC109768119 gene encoding uncharacterized protein: MAPNAAVARVPLAVTVFMAVTTSMLLAPAEAGLYSDRDALLALRGGLQDPDGALRSWILEVNPCEWTQVTCDRVANRVTEITIGHANLSGPLSPELGKLDQLTKLWISYTNIQGTIPEELGNLENLNSMHLHNNSLSGQIPASLGKLKSLKQLHLQQNRLTGPIPSELDGMSEQTSVNLSSNDLCGPIPTDGPFKNINSSLADNPRLGGNC, from the exons ATGGCGCCCAATGCGGCCGTTGCCCGAGTGCCCCTGGCGGTGACCGTCTTCATGGCGGTCACGACGAGCATGCTGCTGGCGCCCGCGGAGGCTGGCCTGTACAGCGACCGTGACGCGCTCTTGGCCCTGCGAGGCGGCCTACAGGACCCCGACGGCGCGCTGCGTTCCTGGATCCTGGAGGTGAACCCCTGCGAGTGGACCCAGGTCACCTGCGACCGCGTGGCCAACCGCGTCACCGAGAT TACAATCGGCCATGCGAACCTGTCCGGACCTCTGTCGCCGGAGCTGGGCAAGCTGGACCAGCTAACCAAACT GTGGATTTCGTACACCAATATCCAAGGAACAATCCCTGAAGAGCTGGGCAACTTGGAGAACCTGAACTCCATGCACCTGCACAACAACAGCCTCTCGGGGCAGATACCCGCATCGCTCGGGAAACTCAAGTCTCTGAAACAGCT GCACCTTCAACAGAACCGCTTGACCGGCCCGATCCCAAGCGAGCTGGATGGGATGTCCGAACAGACGAGTGT TAATCTATCAAGCAACGATCTGTGCGGCCCGATTCCGACAGATGGTCCCTTCAAGAACATCAATTCCAGCCTCGCCGACAACCCACGGCTGGGCGGCAACTGCTAG